CCTCGCCAAATTTTTGATTCTCGTCGGTGACTTCGACGTCTTCTCCCACCCAACCGCCGATTTCCATCGGCAGTTCGGCCAGCGGACGAGCCGGCATCACGGTCTGTAACTCGCCAGGAGCTTTCAGGTATTGCACGAGCAGCAGGTGCGCCAACAGGCACGCGCCGACGACCACTGCGACTGCGATGAGACGTAGGCCGAATTTCACCAGGAAACACCCTCGGGCGAACCATCTTCGACACGAATCAGCCGCCCCACGCGACCTTGTCACCGAGCGCGAACTCGCCGAACGGCTCGCTCTGCAAACGCTCGTGACGCCCCTTCGACAACAACTCACGCTCGCTACGTACGAAACTGCCGCAGCGCTACTCTAGCTCGGTTCGGTCGCCACGGTATTCGTGGCGGCGCCATCCGCACGCGTGGCGTCCGTTTCCGAATTACCATCCTGGCGACGTCCGCCCCAACCGTAGGCGTCGTCCAGGTTCGCCAGAAACAAAGCCGTGGCCACCATTAGTACTGTCCCTAATACCAGCATAAGGAGTCCTTCGATCGTGTGAAACACCCCCTCGGCCCATTCTCGCCCGAACAGCAGCAGGATGAACGCGGTGACCAGCACGCGAACGCAATTCGTCGCGATGGCGATGGGCAACCCCATCATGCCGACGACCCATTTGTAGGCCCGGCCGCGATCGCTCAAATGCGCCAAGATGACCCCCAGCGCCAAAAACGCCGTGATCTGCCGCGTGCCGCTGCACGCCGGTCCGACCTCCAGGTATCCGGCGGATAATTGCAGTTTGTAGCCCTCGCGGTAGACGGGAATTTGCAGCACTTCCAGCACGAAGGTCGAGACCACGCTCACGAGCTCTTGCAGGAAAACCGCCAGGGGCTGGTAGATCGCCATCGGCAAGGGGGCCGCAAACAGCAGGAAGAACACGGCGAAGCTGTAGCCACGACTGACCTCGTTGCCCCCCATCGCCAGCAGAAAACCACGCAGGATGAACACCAGACCCAGTAAGTCGAACAAGGGCTGAGCCACGAACCAGCCCGCCAGATGAATCATGAATCCCAGGGCGATCTCTAGCACCCCCAGCAGCACGGTCTGGCGCGGCACGTTCGCTCGAAAGGGTGGGCCCACCTGTTGCCAGCCCAGATAGGTTAAGTAGGCACAGACCAAGGGAATAAAGAACCCATGCGAGTAGTTCGGGTCGTTCTCCCAGGTGTTCACGAGCTGCACGAAGCTGTCGCGGTACATGACACCAAGGGCGGCCGCGAGCAGTCCCCATGCTGTCCAGCCCCACCAGCCGGCGGGCGAGTCGGCCCGCCACGAGGGGGCTGGGGCTGCTGTAGACGACGTCGACATCGAAGGCACCGCTACCGGGTTCGAGTGAAAACGGGATCGTGGCGTCTGGGCCGTCGGGGGACGAGAAACGCCGCCTCCTACCAGCCACACAAGGCAACCCGCGAGGTGCATTCAAGTGTGGATGAGGCTGGCTTGGCACGCTGGTAGACGGGCACATCGAACCGGCTATGCCCGTGCTACAACTGGCGATTCGCGCGAAGCGA
The sequence above is a segment of the Pirellulales bacterium genome. Coding sequences within it:
- a CDS encoding exosortase/archaeosortase family protein; its protein translation is MSTSSTAAPAPSWRADSPAGWWGWTAWGLLAAALGVMYRDSFVQLVNTWENDPNYSHGFFIPLVCAYLTYLGWQQVGPPFRANVPRQTVLLGVLEIALGFMIHLAGWFVAQPLFDLLGLVFILRGFLLAMGGNEVSRGYSFAVFFLLFAAPLPMAIYQPLAVFLQELVSVVSTFVLEVLQIPVYREGYKLQLSAGYLEVGPACSGTRQITAFLALGVILAHLSDRGRAYKWVVGMMGLPIAIATNCVRVLVTAFILLLFGREWAEGVFHTIEGLLMLVLGTVLMVATALFLANLDDAYGWGGRRQDGNSETDATRADGAATNTVATEPS